The following coding sequences are from one Candidatus Babeliales bacterium window:
- a CDS encoding histidine phosphatase family protein: MDRQIGILKEMYQGWTDIHLNETGHTKARNAVSILSEKGISRIVSSPLIRAHKTAEIINDHLRVSLRMIDGLKERSVGILEGTIKDKSIIAIDWIYKAPIEKSEPVYEFKTRIANALHEVLDPEHTTLSEFDIHSATAS; the protein is encoded by the coding sequence ATGGACAGACAGATTGGAATCTTAAAAGAGATGTATCAAGGCTGGACAGATATCCATTTAAATGAAACCGGACATACCAAAGCACGCAATGCAGTATCAATTTTATCAGAAAAAGGCATTTCACGTATCGTGTCTAGTCCACTCATCCGTGCACATAAAACAGCCGAGATTATTAATGACCATCTTCGGGTCTCATTACGGATGATTGATGGACTTAAAGAACGTTCAGTAGGTATCCTAGAAGGAACAATTAAAGACAAATCAATTATTGCAATTGATTGGATTTATAAAGCACCAATAGAAAAAAGCGAACCTGTATACGAATTTAAAACACGTATTGCAAATGCATTACATGAGGTTTTAGATCCTGAGCATACTACTCTTAGCGAATTTGACATCCACTCCGCGACAGCCTCATGA
- the mgtE gene encoding magnesium transporter, producing the protein MDIKDLLCGIQDNIEDVIAQRGPEGNRLWHELLKTHPVDIAQLFKSLHKDHIKALYEALPKPIQLDLFHELQSKLKVYVLSFLDNQEQFEAFQTLSTDELTDLFDIFSDDELKRYLGSLNKRVYEKVTKMLTFKPESAAGVMHTDVITLMEDFTVEKSVFLMQRLRPSRDVHQRIFVVNKDYRLIGFVYLEDLVFNKPSIRISSFMHKNELIANAHEDREKIAKEMVHYGVTTVPVIGNDDIFLGVISGDTLVDVLVEEAVEDVQKMAAVTPLTRPYFETSFFQSLYERSYILVILLLAGSVSTTIMRMYESTLTEMLLFFVPMLTSVGGNTSNQTSAVAICGMASGEFDRSTIKQFLRRELMMASFLSIILGVTSFTRVYLTSGVVWESLVVSFTLAIIVLVSVTLGSAMPFVLKRFNIDPAFSAGPFLATIMDIIGILIYCTSIRLLLF; encoded by the coding sequence ATGGATATAAAAGATTTGTTGTGTGGAATACAGGATAATATTGAGGATGTTATTGCTCAAAGAGGCCCTGAGGGAAATAGGTTATGGCATGAATTACTTAAAACTCATCCTGTTGATATTGCCCAATTGTTTAAAAGCTTACATAAAGATCATATAAAAGCATTGTATGAGGCGTTACCAAAGCCAATTCAGCTTGATCTTTTTCATGAATTACAAAGTAAATTAAAAGTTTATGTACTTTCGTTTTTAGATAATCAGGAGCAATTTGAGGCTTTTCAAACGCTTTCTACTGATGAGCTTACTGATCTTTTTGATATTTTTTCTGATGATGAGCTAAAACGGTATCTTGGGTCTTTAAATAAGCGTGTTTATGAAAAAGTAACAAAAATGCTTACATTTAAGCCAGAATCGGCTGCTGGTGTAATGCATACCGATGTTATTACGTTAATGGAAGATTTTACGGTTGAAAAAAGTGTTTTTTTGATGCAGAGATTGAGGCCAAGTAGAGATGTCCATCAACGAATTTTTGTAGTGAATAAGGATTATCGACTCATTGGGTTTGTGTATTTGGAAGATCTAGTTTTTAACAAGCCTAGTATTCGCATTTCCTCTTTTATGCATAAAAATGAGTTAATTGCTAATGCGCATGAAGATCGTGAAAAAATTGCAAAAGAAATGGTTCATTATGGAGTTACTACCGTTCCTGTTATAGGTAATGATGATATTTTTCTTGGAGTTATTTCAGGCGATACGCTCGTTGATGTTTTAGTTGAAGAAGCAGTAGAAGATGTACAAAAAATGGCAGCAGTAACTCCCTTGACACGTCCGTATTTTGAAACATCATTTTTTCAGTCATTATATGAGCGTAGTTATATTTTAGTAATATTACTGTTGGCTGGGTCGGTTTCAACAACGATCATGCGGATGTATGAATCAACATTGACTGAAATGTTATTGTTTTTTGTTCCTATGTTAACAAGTGTTGGTGGTAATACCAGCAATCAAACTTCAGCGGTTGCTATTTGTGGAATGGCATCAGGAGAGTTTGATCGCTCCACGATTAAGCAATTTTTACGACGAGAATTAATGATGGCCTCATTTTTATCCATTATTCTTGGCGTAACCTCGTTTACGAGAGTCTATTTAACTAGTGGTGTTGTTTGGGAAAGTCTTGTGGTAAGCTTTACTCTTGCTATAATTGTATTAGTATCTGTTACACTTGGTAGTGCAATGCCGTTTGTACTTAAACGTTTTAATATAGACCCGGCATTTTCAGCTGGACCCTTCTTGGCAACGATTATGGATATCATCGGCATTCTCATTTATTGTACAAGTATTAGGTTATTGCTTTTCTAA
- a CDS encoding RluA family pseudouridine synthase, translated as MIKYGHIEPENIFSFIVPKDIVPCRIDHYITKLFPDYSRSYLQRIITAGCVTVNAISIKKSSTLIYETNTILVQFPPERTIEPATIIDKTINVSIIAITDHFIMIHKPAHLLVHPSSTRNTSITLVDWIQYNYSDISLIGNSVRPGIIHRLDKETSGIMIITRTNYAHNAIGELFRGRHIQKTYKAVVAGHPNKEGTITLAIGRDPINRIKMASFDEEKIDNNGKINNIKVRNAKTHYKVLEYFENTTLIEVKPTTGRTHQIRVHMAAIGHPIIGDQLYGTSSPLINRQALHAESLSFFFNETPYSFSSKIPDDFQQLLINLRTPFMKKNN; from the coding sequence ATGATTAAGTATGGCCATATTGAACCAGAAAACATATTTTCCTTTATTGTACCAAAGGATATCGTGCCATGTCGTATAGATCATTATATAACAAAATTATTTCCTGACTATTCCCGTAGTTATTTACAGCGCATTATAACCGCAGGATGCGTGACTGTTAACGCTATTTCTATTAAAAAATCAAGTACCCTTATTTATGAAACAAATACAATACTAGTACAATTTCCTCCTGAACGCACTATAGAGCCTGCAACTATTATTGATAAAACAATCAATGTATCAATTATTGCAATTACTGATCACTTTATAATGATACATAAACCTGCACACCTATTAGTTCACCCATCTTCAACAAGAAACACTTCTATTACTCTAGTCGATTGGATTCAGTACAATTATAGTGATATTTCATTGATAGGAAACAGTGTTCGACCAGGAATCATTCATCGTCTCGATAAAGAAACATCAGGTATTATGATTATTACACGAACCAATTATGCTCATAATGCCATTGGAGAACTATTTAGAGGCAGGCATATTCAAAAAACATACAAGGCCGTTGTCGCAGGGCATCCAAACAAAGAAGGAACTATAACTCTTGCCATTGGCCGTGATCCGATTAATCGCATTAAAATGGCATCCTTTGATGAAGAAAAAATTGATAATAATGGAAAAATTAATAATATCAAAGTACGCAATGCTAAAACACATTATAAAGTGTTAGAATATTTTGAAAATACAACATTAATTGAGGTTAAACCAACTACGGGACGTACTCATCAAATTCGCGTTCACATGGCGGCAATTGGTCATCCTATAATCGGGGATCAATTATATGGAACATCATCACCTCTCATCAATAGACAAGCATTGCACGCAGAAAGTTTATCATTTTTCTTTAATGAAACTCCTTATTCATTTAGCAGCAAAATTCCCGATGATTTTCAACAATTACTTATTAATTTACGTACACCTTTTATGAAGAAAAATAACTAG
- a CDS encoding phospholipase D-like domain-containing protein translates to MKRLIVLLLLGGNLFGNTRFANVAKKTASHNRSFSSVLNNNFGKTHFIVDDTREILSGQPQSVAIEEKKSSNASPPSLIDRKRISQAFFTTKDDISSILLEAVSMAQNRLYIAAFLLTDIRIVNKIIEVHKSGVDVCIITDAGNMKKSYSKIRDLVNNNVPVWYFKPSLNPAHKKNSFSEPLMHHKFVIFDDEVISGSANYTKAGQKSNADNIVIIREEETVKEYHSEIERIKERCVPCTRQKLE, encoded by the coding sequence ATGAAACGTTTAATAGTGCTATTGTTATTAGGTGGAAATTTATTTGGCAATACAAGGTTTGCCAATGTAGCAAAAAAAACGGCATCTCATAATAGATCCTTTTCTAGTGTATTAAATAATAATTTTGGAAAAACGCATTTTATCGTTGATGATACACGAGAAATACTTTCAGGACAGCCACAAAGTGTTGCGATTGAGGAGAAAAAATCTTCTAATGCATCACCACCAAGTCTTATTGATAGAAAACGTATTTCGCAAGCATTTTTTACTACAAAAGATGACATATCTTCTATCTTGTTAGAGGCTGTATCTATGGCGCAAAATCGTTTGTATATTGCAGCCTTTTTATTAACGGATATTCGTATTGTAAATAAGATTATAGAGGTACATAAAAGTGGCGTGGATGTTTGTATTATTACTGATGCAGGCAATATGAAGAAATCGTATAGTAAAATTAGAGACCTTGTTAATAATAATGTTCCTGTATGGTATTTTAAGCCGTCATTGAATCCAGCGCATAAAAAAAATAGTTTTTCAGAGCCATTAATGCATCATAAATTTGTAATATTTGACGATGAGGTAATAAGTGGTTCTGCGAATTATACCAAAGCTGGTCAAAAAAGTAATGCTGACAATATAGTTATCATACGAGAAGAAGAGACAGTTAAAGAATATCACAGCGAGATTGAACGGATCAAGGAACGATGTGTTCCCTGTACACGACAAAAACTAGAATAA